The genomic region tattattatcatttttattattattattattattattattattattattattatcattattattattattattattattattattattattattactattattattactattattattattattattattattattattattattattattattattattaattttagtgttatcattattattatcattattattatcattattattattttttaattattatcatcgttatcaaaattgttatcaatattattatatcatcattattattatatcatcatcattattattattgttataataatccttattattattactattataattgacattgttagtatcatcatcgctattatcattattagtattattattattattgttgttgttgttgttgatgttgtcatcatgatcctcatcatcatcatgatcatcatcatcatcatgatcatcatcatcatcatcatcatcatcatcatcatcatcatcatcatcatcatcatcatcatcatcatcatcatcatcatcatcatcatcatcatcatcatcatcgagacAAGTACCCTGCATTGAAATAGtgagaccgtcagtttatgcgcATTTATTATTTCCTCGACCGTCAGAGGGGGTAGAttcagagggaagggaaatgggaagaaacaaaaggggaaaagagagggaggaaagggaaaaaagggagaggaagggggcttgaaaaaagagaaaagagagatgggaaagaggaaacagaggagggaaatggaggggagttAAGAGAAAAGGGACAAGGGGAAGAAAATACAAGGGGAAGAAAGtacaagggggtggggggaggggggaagaggagggaagtggggaggggcaTAAATAAGCTTTAAGTGGGATGAGAGgatggtagagagggaaagggtagacggagagggtaagagagagggagaagagaggagaaaggtagagaaggagaagggtaaaagggagagagaggagtacctaaataaatagtaataataataataatatttattgatgataataatcataatgataataatgatgatgatgataatggggatgaataataatgattatagtattaatgatatgataataataataattataatagtagcgataaagaaaagaaaaaaaaacaatgataataataatgataagaacaatactgataatagtaacaacgtcaataataataacaataataatactaataatgatattgataataataacagtaataatgataatgaaaataataataataatggaaataattataacaacaataataattttaaaaaatgtatataataataataatgatgataacaatgaattaataaatatactactactacgtctacaactactaataaatataataataataataataataataataataataataataataataatgatactactactactactactaataataataatattgataatgataatgatgatgataataataataatcatgatattgataataataatgataacaatagtattaatcatAGAGATAaaaatgtttaatgataatgatgaaaataatgatgatgatgataataataacaataataatgatcataataatgataataattatggtaataataatagtaataataatagtaataataataaaaataataacaactacaacaacaataataataataataataataataatagtaacaataataataataataataataataataatagtaactataataataataaaaagaataatgataatagtaacaataataataatagtaataataataataataataataataataatgatgatattgatgataataatattgataatgatatcgataatgataagattaagaataagaataggataataataatgagtatgattataataataatgctaataatgatgattaagatagcaatatatgacaacaataacaagattaACTATAACATAAATTTtcgtagtaatgataaagataaaaacaggtAAGGCGCGCAAATCCCGCAGGAAGTCGACCTGAACGCCTGTGTCTCACGCCGCATTTCTCCTCTTTGGCAAAACCAGGAAGCTCCACACATTCATTTCTTTCGCCTCATTTAGTATCCAGTATATGGGTATGTTTTTTTAAAGGGGAAAGAAATTTGATTTGGTAGTCGGAAATGAATTACACACGTATACCCAAGAACAAAAGGCTTGCGTGAAGCGTacaggggaaaaaatgaagatattatattgatatgctactgtttataaaatgtatacatactgcAGTAACACATTTATCGCATAAATCAGATCTATTAGCCCGTCAAGATGGGTTATTTTCAttggtaaaatatataaaagtagtaGGCTATTTTGTTCAAAAGCCCGAAGCTGACCGCGGTCtgaacttcctttttttcttttagaaatatatatcatCTAAAATTACCTACGCACCGGCGGTATGGTCATCaggtttatcctcctcctcttcctcctcctcctcatcagcagCAGCTTCACATCTTCACCTTGATCTTCCTTATCACCATGACCATTGGGAAACaaatacgcacagacacagaaagacacacacacacacacacacacacacacacacacacacacacatacatacacagacacatatatatatatatgtatatatatatatcatatatatatatatttacacgcacacacacacattgctgcatgggcaatagcttgctcctcacattcttttgcccaggcattgactctataccggagtgggtagagacaataatgccatagtcgacatcgactgatgatggaggtcgatatatatgcacacacacacacacacacacacacacacacacacacacatatatacacacacatgcatatatgtgtatatatatatatatatatatatatatatataaatttatgtgtgtgtgtgtgtgtgtgtgtgtgtgtaggaatatatatatatataaatatatatatatatatatatatatatataaatatatacctatatatgctgAAACATTTCCGTCACACGTTAGATTACACCGATGAGGAAATcctacaaaaaggaaaaaaatctccaTAATCATTTCCCGAAACAAAGAAGCATCTTCCCAACGCCCCCACATTCCCCTTCAGGTCTCGGGAAGAATTAGAGAAGAAATCGTAGACGAGGAATTACTTGCCCGCTGTCTCCACTTCCGCGCAACGTAATCCGCCCTTCTTtgggtaaaggaagaggggggggggggaaggaagggcaggcgGACCTGTCCTTCTTgggtaaaggaaggagagggagggggaaggggagggagagggggacctGTCCTTCTTgggtaaaagagggaaggggagggggaaggggacctgTCCTTCTTgggtaaaagaaggaaggggagggggaaggggagggagaggggaacccGTCCTTCTTgggtaaaggaaggagggggaggaggaggggggacccGTCCTTTCTTgggtaaaggaaggagggggaggggagggggagatgaaattTGGAATTTCCCGTAGAACCCCTATTACGATACAGCTAAGTAATTAATAGTTTTATATCAAGGTGGCAGTTCTGAAATTTATATCGAAGTTGGCAGTTGCGAAATCTGTATCAAGATAACAACTCTGGAATATAAAACAATGCGGCAATTCTGGAATCTATATCATAGTGGCAATTCTGAAATCTTTACTAAAGTGGCAATTCTGAAATTTAAAAACAAAGTGTCATTTCTGAAATCTGGAGCAAAGTGGCAATTCTGACATTTAAAACAAAGTGGCAGCTCTGAAATCTATAGCAAATTGGCAGTTCTAGAATCTATATCAAATCTAAAACAAATTCGCAATTTTGAAATCTAAACAAAAAAGGCAATTCTGAAATCTATATCAAAATGGCAATtctgaaatctaaaaaaaatctgaaatctgTATCAAAATGGCAATTCTCAAATCCATACAAAAGTGGCAGTTCTGAAATCTATATCAAATTGGCAATTCTGGAAACTATATCAAATCTAAAACAAATTGGCAATTCTGAAATCTAAAACAAAGCGACAATTCTGAAATTCAAAACAATGTGGCAATTTTGAAATTTATAGGAAAGTGGTAATTATGAAATCTATATCAAAGTGGCAATTCTGTAATAAAAAAATGGCAATTCTGAAATCTAAAAGAATTATAATTCAGAAATCTATATCAAGATGGCAATTCTGAAATCCATATTAGAGACGCAATTCTGGAATCTGTATCAAAGTAGCAAGTCTGAAATCTAATAAAATGAGGCAATTCTGAAAGCCATGTGAAGGAGACAATTCTGAAATAAATCACAGACACAGTTCAGTCAATCCCATTATGCATATGTCTTTTAATAAAATTTCGAAACTTCTGGTAAATAAAATTTCGAAGCTTCAGGGTAATTAAAGAAACTCTTCGAGGGCAGGGATATACCGTGTCtgttaattataaaattaattataaatgcTCAATGTTTTTGGAAACCGTGCAGGATGGGGAGCATTATACTGTGGCTCGTGTATATAAGGTCGACCAGCGAGCCGGGATCTGTACTTATTGCCGCACTACACGCAGGTAAGATGTGCGTACTGTCGTAGagatttgtatacgtatatgtttgtgggGGGAAGcctaattctctcttcctctccctgtgtctctgtctctatctctatctctgttgctgtttctttccgtttctgtcttcgtctctgtttctgcctctgtctctgttgctgtttctgtctctgtctctttctttgtctttctctgtctgtctgtttgtctgtatgtctcgtatgtgtgtatgtatgtatgtatatgtgtatatgtatgcatatatatgtgtgtgtgtgtgtgtgtgagtgtgtgtgtgtgtgtgtgtgtgtgtgtgtgtgtgtgtgtgtgtgtgtgtgtgtgtgtgtgtatgtatatatatatatactttttttatatgtgtatacacacacatatgcgtgcgtatgtgtgtgtgtgtgtgtgtgtgtgtgcgcgcacactcGCATGTGGGCGACCTGTGCGTACACTCGCGCGGATTTTCAtaatttgggtaaatcaaacctagatacggtagtgagtgagtctgtcgtagatCTGACGGTGAgttgaaaaccaccaacaatgattacccaaACAACTACGGGGAAGCAggacagtggtttctgcagaaagcTTTTATCAGTGCAAATGATAGTTCACGACAGAtgtagaatatgtctggcggaagtttactccaactgaacaaacggcagagaaagCAATCCTAGTCAGATGCAACAAAAGGAATttaggggcctttactttgcttattgtATAGCTCGTGACCACATCCCAAAATAtaattgtttgggatgccacggctgatcaaccCAATGATCATTctgtatgatgatggtgatatatatatatatttatatatatatttatttatttatttatttaaacacacacgtgtgtgtgtgtgtgtgtgtgtctgtgtgtgtgtgtgtgtgtgtgtgtgtgtgtgtgtgtgtgtgtgtgtgtgtgtgtgtgtgtgtgtttcccttttcttctttctttcttttcttttctgttttatactTTCTTGcttaatttactttttcttttcttttttgtctttcctttcttcttcttcctcctcaacaTTGCAACCGTAAAACCGTCTTACTTTTGTTTAGAATACGAACACGGTGAAattattcttcacagaatcatgaAGGTAAAGACAGCATTGCTATCCGTGGTGGTGGCCAGCATGGTCTTCGAGGCTGTCGCTGCAGGGATGCTGGACGTCGATAGCACCAAGATCGACCACTTCCTGGCGTCGGACAAGTGGCCTCGAGCCGCGGTGTGCCTGGCCGGTATCGTCCCGAAGGAACACCCGAAGTACTCCAAGTGCTTGAGGATATCGCGTGAGTTTTCGTGGCTGGAGGCGATGGAGAAGGGTCGGTTGCAAGGCTGGTGaatcggtttgtgtgtgtgtgtgtgtgtgtgtgtgtgtgtgtgtgtgtgtgtgtgtgtgtgtgtgtgtgtgtgtgtgtgtgtgtgtgtgtgtgtgtgtgtgtgtgagagagagagagaggaaaaagagtgggAAACCTATTAGcttgaaaatagagagagagagagagagagagagagagagagagagagagagagagagagagagagagagagagagagagagagagagagagtgagtgagtgagttagttagaTGAATAGCCATATGGATAGATATGGGTGTACAGTTTATATTCATTTAGAAGTTAACCACATCAATTACTTCATATCAAACTTGTATCCCAAGTCATTTTGTGTATACCTCCTCTACAACCCGCAAAGATCGGGCGCATAAATTTACACCCACACATTCAATATATTGCAGAATACCTCCAAGATTCATTGAAGAACGGATGCCAGGGTTGCTCGAGGCGAGAAAATGCCAACTTAAACAAACTCATGAACGCCATGAAGTCCAGTGCACCCGGCATGCATGCTCGTATCGTTGCATGAGGTAAGTTGGGTTTACAATAGTTGCCAGATGATTTGGTTATTGCCGAGCAAGATGGTAtgcttctgtttttatttttgtttagtgaTTAATGTTTCGTGTAAGATTAGTTGCTCCAGACAGTATTCTGAGAACCATGTACTTTAACTGTTAATGGTCAAACGTGATACCATTCGTGGCATATGTATGCCACATTCCTTAAgtgaaacgtgtatatatatatttgaaacagTAATTGTTAAGTACTGTTTTAACACAATTGATGTTAATATCTGCAACTCTCTTTTCAGATTTTGCTGAAGGATTAATCTCaatcaaaatatgaaaaagaaacagaggaaaaacatgaacttatatataaaatatacaaacaaaagtaTAAGCACTGGCACGGGTATAGACActagacagacatgcatacatgcataggtGGAGGATTCATACTGAATAAATTGTAAACAAAATAAGGaaggtacatatattaatatttgtttcattTGCTCCATACTTAGTTACCCACTTTTTAACATACATTTGTATTATTCATATTTGAATACTTTTGGAAAATAAATAAGTCCTATAAAACTGCTTTTGCTTTCAACACACATTTTAATCTTTTTCAATAACATTACTCTTTATGGCTcagaaatctatataaaaaaaaaataatgcataaaaaATTCCCTAGCAATTATTATAACTTCTTGTATGGCACATTTGTAATTTGGTTGGAGGACACATTGCTACAAGATAAGACATGAAGATATTAACCTTTGCAATAAATTTAGTATGAAGAGATTGCATTTTGAGCAATGTGATgggcatacatattttttttttctaaagcaatatttattatttatggaatGAACATTTTCTGCCATATCATCTTATAAATTCATTTGTGCTgtattctaaataaatatataggattttttttatttgtaaggcAATGTTTTTAGATTTCCAGAATAGTTGATagttcaaaacaaataaatgtgccagaaaTCAAAGATCATATGCCATTATGACAGTATTGGGGTGAATAGAGTAAAaatga from Penaeus chinensis breed Huanghai No. 1 chromosome 39, ASM1920278v2, whole genome shotgun sequence harbors:
- the LOC125046845 gene encoding uncharacterized protein LOC125046845 isoform X1 encodes the protein MFLETVQDGEHYTVARVYKVDQRAGICTYCRTTRRIMKVKTALLSVVVASMVFEAVAAGMLDVDSTKIDHFLASDKWPRAAVCLAGIVPKEHPKYSKCLRISQYLQDSLKNGCQGCSRRENANLNKLMNAMKSSAPGMHARIVA
- the LOC125046845 gene encoding uncharacterized protein LOC125046845 isoform X2, yielding MLHRFPYRPPIMKVKTALLSVVVASMVFEAVAAGMLDVDSTKIDHFLASDKWPRAAVCLAGIVPKEHPKYSKCLRISQYLQDSLKNGCQGCSRRENANLNKLMNAMKSSAPGMHARIVA